The following proteins are co-located in the Paralichthys olivaceus isolate ysfri-2021 chromosome 2, ASM2471397v2, whole genome shotgun sequence genome:
- the nsg1 gene encoding neuronal vesicle trafficking-associated protein 1 → MVKLGNNFSEKNNGKVVSEDGFDTIPLITPLDASQLQFPAPDKVVVKTKADYDSESKKGKLRSPKIAEFSISIIEGVSERLKVTLLVICALAFLVCVVFLVVYKVYQYEQPCPDSFVYTQGRCMPAGMYGNFPPQGPGGRGRLFTLINHYNIAKQTITRSVSPWLTIMSEEKVTQQETETAQKLA, encoded by the exons atggtgaaactgGGGAATAATTTCAGCGAGAAGAACAACGGGAAGGTGGTTTCTGAAGACGGGTTTGACACCATCCCTCTCATAACACCGCTAGATGCCAGCCAGCTGCAGTTTCCTGCACCAGATAAG gtggtggtgaagacaaagGCAGACTATGACAGCGAGAGCAAGAAAGGGAAGCTACGGTCTCCCAAAATCGCAGAGTTCTCCATCAGCATCATCGAAGGCGTCTCCGAGCGACTCAAA GTGACCTTGCTGGTGATCTGTGCCCTGGCcttccttgtgtgtgtggtgttccTGGTCGTCTACAAGGTCTACCAGTACGAGCAGCCGTGCCCCGACAGCTTCGTCTACACG CAAGGACGCTGCATGCCGGCTGGGATGTATGGCAACTTCCCACCCCAGGGCCCTGGGGGCCGCGGACGCCTCTTTACCCTCATCAACCACTACAACATAGCCAAGCAGACCATCACTCGGTCAGTATCGCCGTGGCTGACCATCATGTCTGAGGAGAAGGTGACCCAGCAGGAGACGGAGACTGCTCAGAAGCTGGCTTAA